The Arvicanthis niloticus isolate mArvNil1 chromosome 2, mArvNil1.pat.X, whole genome shotgun sequence genome includes a window with the following:
- the LOC117704326 gene encoding complement C5-like isoform X1 codes for MVLIPSQAMGFWGTLLVLIFLEPSWGQEQTRYSISTPIVFRVGAPENITVEAHGHTEAFDTTISVKSYPDENVHYTSGTVNLSPENNFQNSAILTIQAKQLFEGQNSFSNVYLEVVSKHFSKLEIMPIIYDNSSLFVHTDKPVYTPQQPVKIAVYSVDDDLVPVTRETVLTFIDPEGSEVDIIEGHNHTGIASFPDFAIPSNPKHGRWTIKAKYKEDASTTGTTYFEVKEHDKAYRITVMPTIDLQPVVEKQEVHDMCHWTSDCLKQKIEEEASKYKHIMIRKCCYDGARHKHETCEQRAARVKIGPVCVKAFTHCCTVAQQILDTFKHVHLAMNHK; via the exons ATGGTTTTGATACCGTCTCAAGCCATGGGCTTTTGGGGAACACTTCTGGTTTTGATCTTCCTTGAGCCAAGCTGGGGTCAGGAACAAAC CAGGTACAGTATTTCAACCCCAATCGTCTTCCGAGTTGGAGCTCCTGAAAATATTACAGTTGAAGCCCACGGCCACACTGAGGCATTTGACACAACCATCTCTGTAAAAAGTTATCCTGATGAAAATGTTCATTACACTTCGGGCACTGTTAATTTATCACCAGAAAATAATTTCCAAAACTCTGCAATCTTAACA ATTCAGGCCAAACAGTTGTTTGAAGGACAAAACTCATTTTCAAATGTGTATTTGGAAGTTGTGTCAAAGCATTTTTCCAAATTAGAAATAATGCCAATCATCTATGACAACAGCTCTCTCTTCGTTCACACTGACAAGCCTGTGTACACTCCACAACAGCCTG TAAAGATTGCTGTCTACTCAGTGGATGATGACTTAGTGCCTGTCACCAGAGAAACAGTCTTAACCTTCATA GACCCTGAAGGATCCGAAGTTGACATAATAGAGGGACACAATCACACTGGGATTGCCTCTTTTCCTGACTTCGCGATTCCTTCTAATCCTAA ACATGGTAGATGGACAATAAAGGCTAAATATAAAGAAGATGCTTCAACAACTGGAACTACATACTTTGAAGTTAAGGAACATG ATAAAGCTTACAGAATAACTGTCATGCCCACAATTGATCTGCAACCCGTGGTGGAAAAGCAAG AAGTACATGACATGTGTCACTGGACATCAGATTGTCtgaaacagaaaatagaagaagaag CTTCTAAATACAAACATATAATGATAAGGAAATGCTGTTACGATGGTGCCAGACATAAACATGAGACCTGTGAGCAGAGGGCTGCCCGTGTGAAGATAGGCCCGGTCTGTGTCAAGGCCTTCACTCACTGCTGTACCGTGGCACAGCAGATCCTAGACACCTTTAAGCATGTCCACTTGGCAATGAACC ACAAATAA
- the LOC117704326 gene encoding complement C5-like isoform X2, whose translation MVLIPSQAMGFWGTLLVLIFLEPSWGQEQTYSISTPIVFRVGAPENITVEAHGHTEAFDTTISVKSYPDENVHYTSGTVNLSPENNFQNSAILTIQAKQLFEGQNSFSNVYLEVVSKHFSKLEIMPIIYDNSSLFVHTDKPVYTPQQPVKIAVYSVDDDLVPVTRETVLTFIDPEGSEVDIIEGHNHTGIASFPDFAIPSNPKHGRWTIKAKYKEDASTTGTTYFEVKEHDKAYRITVMPTIDLQPVVEKQEVHDMCHWTSDCLKQKIEEEASKYKHIMIRKCCYDGARHKHETCEQRAARVKIGPVCVKAFTHCCTVAQQILDTFKHVHLAMNHK comes from the exons ATGGTTTTGATACCGTCTCAAGCCATGGGCTTTTGGGGAACACTTCTGGTTTTGATCTTCCTTGAGCCAAGCTGGGGTCAGGAACAAAC GTACAGTATTTCAACCCCAATCGTCTTCCGAGTTGGAGCTCCTGAAAATATTACAGTTGAAGCCCACGGCCACACTGAGGCATTTGACACAACCATCTCTGTAAAAAGTTATCCTGATGAAAATGTTCATTACACTTCGGGCACTGTTAATTTATCACCAGAAAATAATTTCCAAAACTCTGCAATCTTAACA ATTCAGGCCAAACAGTTGTTTGAAGGACAAAACTCATTTTCAAATGTGTATTTGGAAGTTGTGTCAAAGCATTTTTCCAAATTAGAAATAATGCCAATCATCTATGACAACAGCTCTCTCTTCGTTCACACTGACAAGCCTGTGTACACTCCACAACAGCCTG TAAAGATTGCTGTCTACTCAGTGGATGATGACTTAGTGCCTGTCACCAGAGAAACAGTCTTAACCTTCATA GACCCTGAAGGATCCGAAGTTGACATAATAGAGGGACACAATCACACTGGGATTGCCTCTTTTCCTGACTTCGCGATTCCTTCTAATCCTAA ACATGGTAGATGGACAATAAAGGCTAAATATAAAGAAGATGCTTCAACAACTGGAACTACATACTTTGAAGTTAAGGAACATG ATAAAGCTTACAGAATAACTGTCATGCCCACAATTGATCTGCAACCCGTGGTGGAAAAGCAAG AAGTACATGACATGTGTCACTGGACATCAGATTGTCtgaaacagaaaatagaagaagaag CTTCTAAATACAAACATATAATGATAAGGAAATGCTGTTACGATGGTGCCAGACATAAACATGAGACCTGTGAGCAGAGGGCTGCCCGTGTGAAGATAGGCCCGGTCTGTGTCAAGGCCTTCACTCACTGCTGTACCGTGGCACAGCAGATCCTAGACACCTTTAAGCATGTCCACTTGGCAATGAACC ACAAATAA